The following proteins are encoded in a genomic region of Streptomyces collinus Tu 365:
- a CDS encoding GOLPH3/VPS74 family protein — protein sequence MYLLAHDAAAEAPYDRARTALLVRAAALTDLALRGRLREDGGTVTASGTPPTGDVVLDGVLREAGDGHGFKFLVRRHRKRTLAQVEDQLAAAGLLRVKEPRTPFGARRPAVTDPAEPAALHARLATALHDATPVRELPATDAALLALASAGGIRSVVSRREDKTYRARIDACTKSLACLAPGLEHAVRDLPTTMIAAQGGMGGS from the coding sequence ATGTACCTGCTGGCCCACGACGCCGCGGCCGAAGCCCCCTACGACCGTGCCCGTACCGCGCTGCTGGTCCGCGCCGCCGCCCTGACCGACCTCGCGCTGCGCGGCCGGCTCAGGGAGGACGGCGGCACGGTCACCGCGTCCGGAACCCCTCCCACCGGTGACGTGGTCCTGGACGGCGTGTTGCGCGAAGCCGGGGACGGCCACGGCTTCAAGTTCCTCGTGCGTCGCCACCGCAAGCGGACCCTGGCCCAGGTGGAGGACCAGCTCGCCGCGGCCGGCCTGCTACGGGTGAAGGAGCCCCGCACTCCCTTCGGCGCCCGCCGGCCGGCCGTGACCGACCCGGCCGAGCCCGCCGCCCTGCACGCCCGACTCGCCACCGCCCTGCACGACGCCACGCCCGTACGCGAGCTGCCCGCCACCGACGCCGCGCTGCTGGCCCTGGCCTCGGCCGGTGGCATCCGCTCGGTCGTCTCCCGCCGCGAAGACAAGACCTACCGGGCCCGCATCGACGCCTGCACCAAGTCGCTCGCCTGCCTCGCGCCCGGTCTGGAGCACGCCGTACGGGACCTTCCGACGACCATGATCGCCGCACAGGGCGGCATGGGCGGCAGCTGA
- a CDS encoding poly-gamma-glutamate biosynthesis protein PgsC/CapC produces MIPAHLNAQTAALGIALGLVFSLVCYLTTNLSPGGMITPGWIALTLVTDVRMAGLMVVVAAATYFLTKLIQRTVILYGKRLFAAVVLSAVLLQTTVMLALSHEFPLLYTSQTLGFIVPGLVSYQMSRQPLAATVISTTAVTLATYVVLVSGLLIGVLPTG; encoded by the coding sequence GTGATCCCCGCCCACCTCAACGCACAGACCGCCGCACTCGGGATCGCCCTCGGACTGGTCTTCTCCCTCGTGTGCTACCTGACCACCAACCTCTCTCCCGGAGGGATGATCACCCCGGGCTGGATCGCCCTCACGCTCGTCACCGACGTACGCATGGCCGGGCTGATGGTGGTCGTGGCGGCGGCGACGTACTTCCTGACGAAGCTGATCCAGCGCACGGTGATTCTCTACGGCAAGAGGCTGTTCGCCGCCGTCGTGCTGAGCGCGGTCCTGTTGCAGACCACCGTGATGCTCGCCCTCAGCCACGAGTTCCCGCTGCTGTACACGTCCCAGACGCTCGGCTTCATCGTCCCGGGCCTGGTCTCCTACCAGATGTCCCGCCAGCCGCTGGCGGCCACGGTCATCTCGACCACGGCGGTGACCCTCGCCACGTACGTGGTGCTGGTCTCCGGTCTTCTGATCGGCGTCCTGCCCACCGGCTGA
- a CDS encoding carboxylesterase/lipase family protein, with translation MTVHRALITLGCALTTVLATAWTTAYSTPSTAATASAATAVTPSAATAVTPSAATAAVMTRTTPTATKAAAAVTVRVRDGLLRGTAHGGYRTFEGIPYAAPPSGRLRWAPPRPVVPWPGVRDATRPASACPQPAGEVPGGSTDEDCLYVNVTTPAPAPATTGTLVPGAVAVAPARRPVIVWLHGGGFTTGAGSSYDAHRMATRGSVVVVTVNYRLGALGFLAHDRLPGSGTFGLADQQAALRWVRDEIGAFGGDPHNVTLAGESAGGYSVCAQLVSPASAGLFERAVIQSGPCTGRPDRPFAPSSVALSDARAAGADLATRLGCGRTRARAREVMACLRRVPVSRILRTQGADQQPAHATGLLPRDPAAALATGRFHHVPVLLGGNHDEGNGWAAGIIEAGNPVTPGTWPDVVAAFFPSPGRAEAIVRAYPVHDSDGGPVFGAVIGDADFACPTARTGTLLAGQVPLWRYEFADEHAPPLTPGTPPFPLGAPHAAELPYLFDLGGRAREMTPAQHRLANTMIDYWTRFATTADPAGPAAPPWSRRTVLSLSPDHVTPDRPGAFSARHHCAFWRALG, from the coding sequence ATGACCGTGCACCGCGCCCTGATCACCCTGGGCTGCGCCCTGACCACCGTCCTCGCGACGGCTTGGACCACCGCGTACTCGACGCCGTCCACCGCCGCCACAGCATCCGCCGCGACCGCCGTCACCCCATCCGCCGCGACGGCTGTCACCCCATCCGCCGCGACGGCCGCAGTCATGACTAGGACGACGCCGACGGCGACGAAAGCCGCGGCGGCGGTGACGGTGCGCGTCCGCGACGGTCTGCTGCGAGGCACCGCCCACGGCGGCTACCGCACCTTCGAAGGCATCCCCTACGCCGCACCCCCGTCGGGCCGGTTGCGCTGGGCTCCGCCGCGCCCCGTCGTCCCCTGGCCCGGTGTGCGGGACGCGACGAGGCCCGCGAGCGCCTGCCCGCAACCGGCCGGCGAGGTGCCCGGCGGCAGCACCGACGAGGACTGCCTGTACGTGAACGTCACCACACCCGCTCCGGCCCCTGCCACCACCGGCACCCTCGTCCCCGGTGCGGTCGCCGTCGCCCCCGCCCGGCGGCCGGTGATCGTGTGGCTGCACGGTGGTGGATTCACCACGGGAGCGGGCAGCTCCTACGACGCCCACCGCATGGCCACACGGGGCAGTGTCGTGGTCGTCACCGTCAACTACCGCCTGGGCGCCCTGGGGTTCCTCGCCCACGACCGTCTGCCGGGCTCCGGCACCTTCGGTCTGGCCGACCAGCAGGCGGCGCTGCGCTGGGTCCGCGACGAGATCGGCGCCTTCGGCGGCGACCCGCACAACGTGACCCTGGCCGGCGAGTCCGCGGGCGGCTACAGCGTCTGCGCCCAGCTCGTCTCTCCCGCGTCCGCCGGCCTCTTCGAGCGGGCCGTCATCCAGAGCGGCCCGTGCACCGGCCGCCCGGACCGGCCTTTCGCCCCGTCCTCCGTCGCCCTGTCCGACGCCCGTGCAGCGGGCGCGGACCTGGCCACCCGCCTCGGCTGCGGTCGCACGCGCGCCCGCGCCCGGGAGGTGATGGCGTGCCTGCGCCGCGTCCCCGTCTCCCGCATCCTCCGAACCCAGGGGGCCGACCAACAGCCCGCCCACGCGACCGGGTTGCTGCCCCGTGATCCGGCGGCGGCGCTCGCCACGGGCCGCTTCCACCACGTCCCGGTACTGCTGGGCGGCAACCACGACGAGGGCAACGGCTGGGCCGCCGGCATCATCGAGGCCGGCAACCCCGTCACCCCCGGCACCTGGCCCGACGTCGTGGCCGCCTTCTTCCCGTCCCCGGGGCGGGCCGAGGCGATCGTCCGCGCCTACCCGGTGCACGACTCCGACGGCGGGCCGGTGTTCGGCGCGGTCATCGGCGACGCCGACTTCGCCTGCCCGACCGCCCGCACGGGCACCCTGCTCGCCGGGCAAGTCCCGCTGTGGCGATACGAGTTCGCCGACGAGCACGCTCCGCCGCTCACCCCGGGCACCCCGCCGTTCCCGCTCGGCGCCCCCCACGCCGCCGAGCTGCCCTACCTGTTCGACCTCGGCGGCCGCGCACGCGAGATGACCCCGGCGCAGCACCGCCTGGCCAACACCATGATCGACTACTGGACCCGCTTCGCCACCACGGCCGACCCCGCCGGCCCCGCCGCACCACCCTGGTCCCGGCGCACGGTTCTCTCCCTGTCCCCGGACCACGTCACTCCGGACCGACCCGGCGCCTTCTCCGCCCGCCACCACTGCGCGTTCTGGCGGGCCCTCGGGTGA
- a CDS encoding alpha/beta hydrolase family protein — translation MKHRRPRRSLISKAAGPAGALAVALAMGSSPAMAAGTTSGKAPAPGVSAGDPDPDAPWAPENDELPLHHKLVHPEALTSARTAPSAQQLTMPAPTGKYSVGMVGLHLRDTSRTDPYVPGSKRELMVSLWYPATSTSGHYQAPWMPSISGAHFLASRGLSPQEVTLPKTAGHVLAPVNTKIGKLPVLLYSTGLHSDRAMGTALAQDLASRGYLVVTVDHTHDANEVQFPGNRLELNRMPAGSHSSDTLKVRAADIKFVINALGKISSGGNPDVGHATLPSGLSQSVDTSRIGMFGWSLGGAAVDTAMQLDHRIAAGANLDGQFFGTAPSKDLDRPFMLFSSQNHNRNNDSSWRTLWSHLKGYKVDIKLHGAAHLSFSDNEWLVPQWARWLGLSESQIQQQYGTIDPDRAVQVQRVYLAAFFDQHLRHKHSTLLDGPNSSYPEISFVR, via the coding sequence ATGAAACATCGTCGTCCGCGCCGCAGCCTGATATCCAAGGCGGCCGGCCCGGCGGGTGCGCTGGCGGTCGCGCTGGCGATGGGCAGTTCACCGGCCATGGCCGCCGGGACGACGTCCGGCAAGGCTCCGGCACCCGGGGTCTCCGCCGGTGATCCCGACCCGGACGCGCCCTGGGCACCCGAGAACGACGAGTTGCCCCTGCACCACAAGCTCGTGCACCCGGAGGCGCTCACGTCCGCCCGCACGGCTCCCTCCGCCCAGCAGCTCACGATGCCCGCGCCGACCGGGAAGTACAGCGTGGGCATGGTCGGCCTGCATCTGCGCGACACGTCCCGTACGGATCCGTACGTGCCCGGCAGCAAGCGTGAGCTGATGGTGTCGCTCTGGTACCCGGCCACCTCCACGTCCGGGCACTACCAGGCGCCCTGGATGCCGTCCATCTCCGGCGCCCACTTCCTCGCCTCGCGCGGGCTGTCGCCGCAGGAGGTGACCCTGCCGAAGACCGCGGGCCACGTCCTCGCCCCGGTGAACACCAAGATCGGCAAGCTTCCCGTCCTGCTGTACTCGACCGGGTTGCACTCGGACCGGGCGATGGGTACGGCGCTCGCTCAGGACCTCGCCAGCCGTGGCTACCTCGTCGTCACGGTCGACCACACCCACGACGCCAACGAGGTGCAGTTCCCGGGCAACCGGCTCGAGCTCAACAGGATGCCGGCGGGCTCCCACTCCTCCGACACGCTCAAGGTGCGAGCGGCCGACATCAAGTTCGTGATCAACGCCCTCGGCAAGATCAGCAGCGGCGGCAACCCGGACGTGGGCCACGCGACGCTCCCCTCCGGGCTGTCCCAGTCGGTGGACACCTCCCGTATCGGGATGTTCGGCTGGTCGTTGGGCGGCGCCGCGGTGGACACCGCGATGCAGCTCGACCACCGCATCGCCGCGGGCGCCAACCTCGACGGCCAGTTCTTCGGAACGGCGCCGAGCAAGGACCTCGACCGCCCCTTCATGCTGTTCAGCTCCCAAAATCACAACCGCAACAACGACAGCTCGTGGCGGACGCTGTGGTCCCATCTGAAGGGCTACAAGGTCGACATCAAGCTGCACGGCGCGGCGCACCTGTCGTTCAGCGACAACGAGTGGCTGGTGCCGCAGTGGGCCCGCTGGCTGGGGCTCTCCGAGAGCCAGATCCAGCAGCAGTACGGCACGATCGACCCCGACCGTGCGGTGCAGGTCCAGCGTGTCTACCTCGCCGCCTTCTTCGACCAGCACCTGCGCCACAAGCACAGCACCCTGCTCGACGGGCCGAACAGCAGCTACCCCGAGATCTCTTTCGTCCGCTGA
- a CDS encoding NlpC/P60 family protein, with protein MAAAGVVGGFAWERFGHGDGDGGDTGADGTGSGASARINGPHTFERLSGPDRTVVRAGDGGTLATFTDGARTVVLTGPSRTFGEPRTTEAKLTTDAWVRVLPHAWQRGMEKSAWFTPWFRKTLGDRSPDVFAVAFQYSSAGAPDKRNGDGVRYAGTAHFGPRNAAVNNPLDFAYHDEQSDFYDYLGVEWTFPDGTRVQPEKARYGDVDCSGFQRLVWGYRMGIPLHNTNTRGTGLPRRAFAIAAYGPGRTVIPDTGRQPTDLDALQPGDLVFFAIIKDRPDFIDHCGMYMGLDDRGRHRFYSSRSAANGPTMGDLSGRSLLDGTDFYARGFRAARRL; from the coding sequence GTGGCGGCCGCAGGTGTGGTGGGCGGATTCGCCTGGGAACGCTTCGGGCACGGCGACGGCGACGGGGGGGACACGGGCGCCGACGGCACCGGCTCCGGTGCGAGCGCCCGGATCAACGGGCCCCACACCTTCGAGCGGCTGTCCGGCCCCGACCGCACCGTCGTCCGCGCCGGTGACGGCGGCACGCTCGCCACGTTCACCGACGGTGCCCGTACGGTCGTGCTCACCGGTCCGAGCCGGACCTTCGGTGAGCCGCGGACCACCGAGGCCAAGCTGACGACCGACGCCTGGGTCCGGGTGCTGCCGCACGCGTGGCAGCGGGGCATGGAGAAGTCCGCCTGGTTCACCCCCTGGTTCCGCAAGACGCTCGGGGACAGGAGCCCGGACGTCTTCGCCGTGGCGTTCCAGTACAGCAGCGCCGGCGCGCCCGACAAGCGCAACGGCGACGGTGTCCGTTACGCGGGCACCGCGCACTTCGGACCGCGCAACGCCGCGGTCAACAACCCGCTGGACTTCGCCTACCACGACGAGCAGTCCGACTTCTACGACTACCTGGGCGTCGAGTGGACCTTCCCCGACGGCACGCGTGTGCAGCCCGAGAAGGCCCGCTACGGCGACGTCGACTGCTCCGGCTTCCAGCGTCTGGTGTGGGGCTACCGCATGGGCATCCCCCTGCACAACACCAACACCCGGGGCACCGGACTGCCGCGCAGGGCCTTCGCCATCGCCGCCTACGGCCCCGGCCGCACGGTGATCCCCGACACCGGCAGGCAGCCCACCGATCTGGACGCCCTGCAACCCGGCGACCTGGTCTTCTTCGCCATCATCAAGGACCGGCCCGACTTCATCGACCACTGCGGCATGTACATGGGCCTCGACGACAGGGGCCGGCACCGCTTCTACTCCAGCCGCTCCGCCGCCAACGGCCCGACCATGGGCGACCT
- a CDS encoding response regulator, which yields MTLRVVVADDQTLVRTGFRMIIDARDDLEVVGEASDGGEAVRLTRRLDPDVVLMDVRMPVVDGIEATRQIAESGSRARVLVLTTWDVDAHVVAALRAGASGFLLKDIRPAELVDAIRLTARGDALLAPTVLSRVLDQFLRATPDPAPPPPLQDLSGREREVLTLIGQALSNAEIAQRLRLSEATVKNHVTAVLRKLGLRDRVQAVVAAYDHGLVQPRRP from the coding sequence ATGACACTGCGCGTGGTGGTCGCCGACGACCAGACACTCGTCCGCACCGGCTTCCGCATGATTATCGACGCCCGGGACGACCTGGAGGTGGTCGGCGAGGCGTCCGACGGCGGGGAGGCGGTGCGGCTGACTCGGCGACTGGACCCCGACGTCGTCCTCATGGACGTACGCATGCCCGTGGTGGACGGCATCGAGGCGACCCGGCAGATCGCCGAGTCCGGCAGCCGCGCCCGGGTCCTGGTGCTGACCACCTGGGACGTGGACGCCCACGTGGTCGCCGCCCTGCGGGCCGGGGCCAGCGGCTTCCTGCTCAAGGACATCCGCCCCGCCGAACTCGTCGACGCCATCCGCCTCACCGCGCGCGGCGACGCCCTGCTGGCGCCCACCGTGCTCAGCCGTGTCCTCGACCAGTTCCTGCGTGCCACCCCCGACCCGGCGCCCCCGCCGCCCCTGCAGGACCTGTCCGGGCGCGAACGCGAGGTCCTCACCCTGATCGGGCAGGCCCTGTCGAACGCGGAGATCGCCCAGCGGCTGCGCCTGTCGGAGGCCACCGTCAAGAACCACGTCACCGCGGTTCTGCGCAAACTCGGCCTGCGCGACCGTGTCCAGGCCGTCGTCGCCGCCTACGACCACGGCCTCGTCCAGCCCCGCCGCCCCTGA
- a CDS encoding HAMP domain-containing protein, which produces MPLLGGVRPPIASLVLLLLVVAALTVICLAGVPTTGIPQAVLDGEQQIAADTALSTRTAIEAEAKSVRLKAHAYPATSTTTPTAALKALTPVGKAAAGRVLLDAHSGKLLASGGRTVPLAGVDVARTASGHGDIPPRLVTASGARELLYFAKVTLPAQQDDPDQDQYQAQGGAERQWLLVVSEALPALVTSGDGRTAEMLDTHGTVLAGTVHGAASRTAEGGLPGKATRAAHASGSDTDASGSLLGAATGSRRVVAGWAQVASTTGPGDTDDLGLVVLTSRTVPATSTAVDYSGFAFQAAGALVGVALLLWLMLHFFVQQPLLRLFLSAGRLARGATGGPEASMELSRPVPVHGFGELARIGRALESLRGQLLGESGPQEIPARRAPGHRALAVAGVVMVACWAVPMIFLLDRADTATAVPAPVLADQQARTVLATHRIQQSLDQSYTELNDATAALAGASRDVQTQVLRQALDEHKQYRSLYLLDRSGSITLRVGDTPLRTLVHVPHGGGITTVNTSGRIPAIAAYAQVPVVKGKAPAAGVVLFGEIDVKALNSILPRPKLGTVWLTDDHERVLAASEGYEAFESLPNSDLTRLARATQGAPGTPGTATSAVHLTSSGPSVDAAAPLAKSGPTARLGWHLVTAEPAAALQIPAVQAQQRTMLAGILALAAGAACLGWLHVVVIRPLRAVAALVERLAGGDRRTVLHPVNHDEIGSITRSLELVRQALADRDRAARSAPTAGPSRPLREHTPQR; this is translated from the coding sequence ATGCCACTGCTCGGTGGGGTGCGCCCGCCGATAGCCTCACTTGTCCTGCTCCTTCTGGTCGTTGCCGCACTGACCGTCATCTGCCTCGCCGGCGTCCCCACCACGGGTATCCCGCAGGCCGTACTGGACGGCGAGCAGCAGATCGCCGCGGACACCGCGCTGTCGACGCGTACCGCGATCGAGGCCGAGGCGAAATCGGTACGGCTCAAGGCACACGCCTACCCTGCGACCAGCACGACGACACCCACGGCCGCGCTCAAAGCGCTGACCCCCGTCGGCAAGGCCGCCGCCGGCCGTGTGCTCCTCGACGCGCACTCCGGCAAACTGCTGGCGTCCGGCGGCAGGACGGTGCCGCTGGCCGGCGTCGACGTCGCCAGGACGGCGTCCGGGCACGGCGACATCCCGCCGCGGCTGGTGACGGCGAGCGGCGCCCGGGAACTCCTCTACTTCGCCAAGGTCACGCTGCCCGCGCAGCAGGACGACCCCGACCAGGACCAGTACCAGGCCCAGGGCGGCGCCGAGCGGCAGTGGCTGCTGGTGGTCTCCGAAGCACTGCCCGCCCTCGTGACGTCCGGCGACGGACGCACCGCGGAGATGCTGGACACCCACGGCACGGTGCTCGCCGGCACCGTCCACGGCGCGGCCTCGCGGACGGCCGAGGGCGGTCTGCCGGGGAAGGCGACCCGCGCGGCGCACGCGTCGGGCTCGGACACCGACGCCTCCGGGAGCCTGCTGGGCGCCGCCACCGGCAGCCGGCGCGTCGTTGCCGGCTGGGCCCAGGTGGCCTCGACGACCGGTCCGGGCGATACCGACGACCTCGGTCTGGTGGTGCTCACCTCCCGCACGGTGCCCGCCACCTCCACGGCCGTCGACTACTCGGGCTTCGCGTTCCAGGCCGCCGGGGCGCTCGTCGGGGTCGCCCTGCTGCTCTGGCTCATGCTGCACTTCTTCGTGCAGCAGCCCCTGCTGCGGCTGTTCCTGTCCGCCGGCCGGCTCGCCCGGGGCGCGACCGGCGGCCCGGAGGCCTCGATGGAGCTGTCCCGGCCGGTACCGGTGCACGGCTTCGGGGAACTGGCCCGGATCGGACGGGCCCTGGAATCACTGCGCGGGCAACTGCTGGGCGAGAGCGGCCCGCAGGAGATCCCGGCCCGGCGCGCACCGGGCCACCGGGCGCTGGCGGTGGCCGGCGTGGTGATGGTGGCGTGCTGGGCCGTGCCGATGATCTTCCTGCTGGACCGTGCGGACACCGCGACCGCGGTACCCGCACCCGTCCTCGCCGACCAGCAGGCGCGCACCGTGCTCGCCACGCACCGCATCCAGCAGTCCCTCGACCAGTCGTACACCGAACTGAACGACGCGACCGCGGCTCTGGCGGGCGCGAGCCGGGACGTCCAGACCCAGGTGCTGAGGCAGGCCCTGGACGAGCACAAGCAGTACCGCTCGCTGTACCTGCTGGACCGCTCCGGGAGCATCACCCTGAGAGTGGGGGACACCCCGCTGCGGACCCTCGTGCACGTACCCCACGGCGGCGGGATCACCACCGTCAACACCTCGGGCCGGATCCCGGCGATCGCGGCCTACGCGCAGGTCCCCGTCGTGAAGGGCAAGGCCCCGGCGGCAGGGGTGGTGCTGTTCGGCGAGATCGACGTGAAGGCGCTCAACTCCATTCTGCCCAGGCCGAAACTGGGCACCGTATGGCTGACGGACGACCACGAGAGGGTGCTGGCGGCGAGTGAGGGCTACGAGGCCTTCGAGTCGCTGCCCAACTCGGACCTGACGCGGCTGGCCCGCGCCACCCAGGGCGCCCCGGGGACCCCGGGAACCGCGACCTCGGCGGTGCACCTCACGTCGTCCGGCCCCTCGGTCGACGCCGCCGCGCCGTTGGCCAAGAGCGGCCCGACGGCCCGCCTCGGCTGGCACCTGGTGACCGCGGAGCCCGCCGCGGCGCTCCAGATCCCCGCCGTGCAGGCCCAGCAGCGCACCATGCTCGCCGGCATCCTGGCCCTGGCCGCCGGTGCGGCCTGCCTGGGCTGGCTGCACGTCGTGGTGATCCGGCCGCTGCGCGCGGTGGCCGCCCTCGTCGAGCGGCTCGCCGGCGGAGACCGCCGCACCGTGCTGCATCCGGTCAACCACGACGAGATCGGCTCGATCACCCGCAGCCTGGAACTGGTGCGCCAGGCCCTGGCGGACCGCGACCGGGCGGCCCGGTCGGCCCCCACCGCCGGCCCCTCACGGCCGCTGCGCGAGCACACCCCCCAGCGGTAG
- the pgsB gene encoding poly-gamma-glutamate synthase PgsB: MLFLYVIVLICCSALWIAGILEQRRHFASLEQIPTRVLVNGIRGKSSITRLCAGALRGGGLVTVSKTTGTAARFIHPDATEEPVYRKFNISNIVEQIGIVRRAATYRPDALVIECMAVMPALQEINQEKLIRSTIGVLCNVREDHLEEMGPTLDDVARSLSRSMPVGGVCVTAEKDRLHILQEEADKRNCRLIAVDPETVTDAELRGFSWFTFKENVAIALAVAELLGIERQTAMQGMWDAPPDPGVLSVERYVTPDGKRLRFANVFAANDPESTLMNVKQLEDLGAIRRPLSVVINCRPDRVERNGQMGTIIPDLAAETVFLIGHPTKSARDAIPESFPGRVVDLGGDRRDPTELTEAILAELGPSASLVAIGNIHGQGELFLECLAELPLDESADPLDVVPGGDGLDQETMQFAIPRPRVSVARPPEPEPYSWVAPLETPTYSFRIPLQRDPDHRPGGQDWPPDDQSTDPHHPHDPHQFSRNQ; encoded by the coding sequence ATGCTCTTCCTCTATGTCATAGTCCTGATCTGCTGTTCCGCGCTGTGGATCGCCGGAATCCTGGAGCAGCGCAGGCACTTCGCCTCGCTGGAGCAGATACCCACGCGGGTGCTGGTCAACGGCATCCGCGGCAAGAGTTCGATCACCCGGCTGTGCGCGGGAGCGCTGCGCGGCGGCGGCCTGGTCACGGTCTCCAAGACCACCGGTACCGCGGCCCGGTTCATCCATCCGGATGCCACCGAGGAGCCGGTGTACCGGAAGTTCAACATCTCCAACATCGTCGAGCAGATCGGCATCGTCCGGCGGGCGGCCACCTACCGGCCGGACGCGCTGGTGATCGAGTGCATGGCGGTCATGCCCGCGCTGCAGGAGATCAACCAGGAGAAGCTGATCCGCTCCACGATCGGCGTGCTGTGCAACGTCCGCGAGGACCATCTGGAGGAGATGGGACCCACGCTCGACGACGTCGCGCGCTCGCTCTCCCGGTCGATGCCGGTGGGCGGGGTGTGCGTGACGGCGGAGAAGGACCGGCTGCACATCCTCCAGGAGGAGGCCGACAAGCGGAACTGCCGGCTGATCGCGGTCGATCCCGAGACGGTGACCGACGCCGAACTGCGGGGCTTCAGCTGGTTCACGTTCAAGGAGAACGTGGCGATCGCGCTCGCCGTCGCCGAACTCCTCGGCATAGAGCGGCAGACCGCGATGCAGGGCATGTGGGACGCACCGCCCGACCCGGGCGTGCTGTCCGTGGAGCGCTACGTCACCCCCGACGGCAAGCGGCTGCGGTTCGCCAACGTCTTCGCGGCCAACGACCCCGAGTCGACGCTGATGAACGTCAAGCAGCTGGAGGACCTGGGCGCGATCCGGCGACCGCTCAGCGTGGTCATCAACTGCCGCCCCGACCGGGTGGAGCGCAACGGCCAGATGGGCACGATCATCCCCGATCTCGCCGCCGAGACGGTGTTCCTGATCGGCCACCCGACCAAGAGCGCCCGCGACGCCATCCCGGAGAGCTTCCCCGGCAGGGTGGTGGATCTCGGCGGCGACCGCCGGGACCCCACGGAACTGACCGAGGCGATCCTCGCCGAACTCGGCCCCAGCGCCTCCCTGGTGGCGATCGGCAACATCCACGGCCAGGGCGAACTGTTCCTGGAGTGCCTGGCCGAGCTGCCGCTGGACGAATCCGCCGACCCGCTCGACGTCGTGCCCGGCGGCGACGGCCTGGACCAGGAGACCATGCAGTTCGCCATCCCCCGGCCGCGTGTCTCCGTGGCCCGGCCGCCCGAGCCGGAGCCGTACAGCTGGGTGGCGCCGCTTGAGACACCCACGTACTCCTTCCGTATCCCGTTGCAACGAGACCCGGACCACCGGCCCGGCGGCCAGGACTGGCCGCCCGACGACCAGAGCACAGACCCGCACCACCCACATGACCCGCACCAGTTCTCGAGGAACCAGTGA